A single region of the Plutella xylostella chromosome 26, ilPluXylo3.1, whole genome shotgun sequence genome encodes:
- the LOC125490641 gene encoding uncharacterized protein LOC125490641, translating into MSSSDTSRYTPPMGERDKIDRTGEESRRSRSRRRINKTRRHRRSVTRSNRRQSKRETYRKRSRSRLTTTTDTTDSTTPDRTLARKRSMHRSRRRRCLSSTDSSNSCDSSSDSSYPSSKRRRRSRSKIHSDHREKRRRMFSGPDKEREFMDNFVRLMNNKGNPFEGAHNVIPEFDPDTHSQSAADWIRKVNETARIYGWSDKQIVYYAIPKLAGQAKKWYQGRSSVDLSWNQWQKKIIKTFPDDRNYADRLSEMLNRRSKREESLEEYFHEKARLVKMCGITGRNAVDCIVTGIFDNGIRLNAQGSSFKRPSQLLKYLRRISKRNIIWPKRDIPRTETRNTDSSRTNSNRTTFREKSRNSYHCFNCSEAGHTARRCPKPLKRCVKCQRLGHESQNCRSNPFNPQGNAASNNNNENKSDNTQNVLQITSTEQLNSKYFKSVTLDNVPCSAYIDFGSQCTLVQEKVADSLRLVIDRTGLPEIKGFAFGRITPIGRVTVTIVVDAVEADVEAYVVPNNLLKTEVLIGQSLTELPTVVVYKTNKDLVLYCDHSEVEKINIFNTETVSVTGSKDIEVHTENDYTGLLFIPGSICLKPGCEHILLQGIYSFKKGKGRCIVLNLSQQGTNLPKSKLIGRGIKFDKGERLLSETKQMNVNVIDVTNSSQNSEICTDKEPITLEMLNIGPKVTESGKIMLLDLLNNFRDCFALNLRELGFTSITQMTLHLNDNTPVTYRPYRLPFSERAKVREMVGNLLDNGIIQESQSAYASPIVLVRKKNNEYRMCVDYRALNRKTVKDSYPMPVIDDQLDRLSGKSYFTSLDLASGYHQIPVAEESRHLTAFVTPDGHYEYLRMPFGLVNAPAVFQSMINKALGADRFELAIPYLDDLLSTGSTFQEAFSKLERILELLRKANLTLNLKKCFFFQSHISYLGYEISEKGLKPGEEKIKAVSEFPRPTNDEKDWDSNVAKLQWSLNNTVNKSTGKTPAEIVFGQTTNSQSEGILKGALQTEEQISDSDRLEMRKSVQNRIEERQTKMKENFDKTRGPTRIFKEGDLVMIPNNNPDKGKSKKLAPKFRGPFRVSGVLDKDRYEVCSISGHSKRRYKNIYAADHLKPWITMSHPPLESEGSDEDDSESDNSQ; encoded by the exons ATGTCGTCAAGTGATACGTCCCGCTATACTCCACCTATGGGGGAAAGGGATAAAATAGATAGAACTGGGGAGGAAAGTCGAAGGTCACGTAGTCGAAGAAGGATAAATAAGACTCGGAGGCATAGAAGATCTGTGACTAGGAGCAATCGGCGGCAATCTAAACGAGAAACATACCGCAAGAGATCTCGGAGCAGACTAACCACAACGACTGACACCACAGACAGCACTACGCCAGACCGCACTTTAGCAAGAAAGCGGAGTATGCATCGTAGTCGACGCCGCCGATGTCTAAGCTCTACAGACTCATCCAACTCTTGTGACTCATCGTCGGATTCGTCATACCCTTCTTCAAAAAGAAGAAGACGATCGCGCTCAAAAATACACTCAGATCATAGAGAAAAACGAAGACGCATGTTCTCTGGGCCCGACAAGGAGAGAGAATTTATGGATAATTTCGTAAGATTAATGAATAACAAAGGAAATCCTTTTGAAGGAGCACACAATGTGATCCCGGAATTTGACCCGGATACCCATTCACAATCGGCAGCAGACTGGATTCGAAAGGTGAATGAGACGGCACGAATCTATGGATGGAGTGACAAGCAAATAGTGTACTACGCAATACCAAAGCTAGCCGGACAGGCCAAAAAGTGGTACCAGGGTAGAAGTTCTGTGGACTTGAGCTGGAATCAATGGCAGAAGAAAATCATTAAGACCTTTCCCGATGACCGGAATTACGCGGATCGACTATCGGAGATGCTCAATAGGAGGAGTAAAAGAGAAGAGTCACTTGAGGAATATTTTCACGAGAAGGCAAGATTGGTTAAAATGTGTGGTATTACTGGTAGAAACGCTGTTGACTGCATAGTTACTGGTATTTTTGACAACGGTATACGGCTTAATGCACAAGGTTCAAGTTTTAAGAGACCATCCCaattacttaaatacctaAGACGGATCTctaaaagaaatataattTGGCCTAAACGAGATATTCCAAGGACTGAAACTAGAAACACAGATAGCAGTCGTACTAACTCAAATAGGACTACATTCCGAGAGAAATCTAGAAACAGCTATCATTGTTTCAACTGTTCAGAGGCTGGGCACACGGCCAGGAGATGCCCAAAACCTCTAAAGAGATGTGTCAAATGTCAACGATTAGGACATGAATCACAAAATTGTCGATCCAACCCTTTTAACCCACAAGGCAATGCTGCGtcgaataataataacgaGAATAAATCCGACAATACTCAAAATGTTTTGCAAATTACCTCGACTGAACAATTAAATAGTAAGTATTTCAAGTCTGTTACACTTGATAATGTTCCTTGCTCTGCGTATATTGACTTTGGGAGTCAGTGCACTCTAGTCCAAGAAAAGGTTGCTGATAGTCTTCGATTGGTAATTGATAGAACCGGCCTACCGGAAATAAAAGGTTTTGCTTTTGGTAGGATAACTCCAATTGGTAGAGTGACAGTTACAATTGTTGTTGACGCGGTTGAGGCGGACGTCGAAGCGTACGTTGTACCcaacaatttattaaaaactgaGGTCCTTATTGGCCAATCATTAACTGAGTTACCTACAGTAGTAGTTTATAAGACAAATAaagatttagttttatattgtGATCACTCTGAGGtggagaaaataaatatttttaatactgaGACCGTCTCAGTTACGGGATCAAAAGATATAGAGGTACACACAGAGAATGATTACACAGGACTCTTATTTATTCCCGGCAGTATTTGCTTAAAACCTGGTTGCGAACATATACTATTGCAGGgtatttattcttttaaaaAAGGGAAGGGTCGCTGTATTGTATTGAATTTATCACAGCAGGGAACGAACCTCCCAAAATCTAAATTGATTGGGCGAGGAATTAAGTTTGACAAAGGCGAACGTTTACTATCAGAAACGAAACAAATGAACGTTAATGTTATTGATGTCACTAACTCATCCCAAAATTCCGAAATTTGTACTGATAAGGAGCCAATAACGTTAGAAATGTTGAATATTGGACCCAAGGTCACTGAAAGTGGTAAAATTATGCTACTAGATCTTCTTAATAACTTTAGAGATTGCTTCGCTCTTAATCTGCGGGAACTTGGTTTCACATCTATAACCCAGATGACGCTTCATCTTAATGACAACACCCCCGTGACATATAGGCCCTATCGCTTACCGTTCAGCGAGCGGGCCAAGGTTCGGGAGATGGTGGGCAACTTATTGGATAACGGTATAATACAGGAGTCGCAATCAGCTTATGCCAGTCCTATTGTGTTGGTGCGAAAGAAGAATAACGAGTATCGTATGTGCGTCGACTACAGAGCATTGAATAGAAAAACTGTAAAGGACAGCTATCCGATGCCTGTAATAGACGACCAGCTTGATCGTTTAAGTGGAAAATCATATTTCACAAGTTTAGACCTCGCTTCCGGATATCACCAAATACCCGTAGCCGAGGAGTCACGTCATCTCACTGCCTTCGTGACTCCCGATGGGCATTACGAGTATTTGAGGATGCCGTTTGGACTAGTTAATGCGCCTGCGGTCTTTCAGAGCATGATCAACAAAGCCTTAGGGGCGGACCGCTTTGAGTTAGCTATTCCTTATTTAGATGACCTATTGTCGACGGGAAGTACCTTTCAAGAAGCATTCTCTAAGCTTGAACGTATTCTCGAACTCCTAAGAAAGGCAAACTTAACTCTTAATTTAAAGAAATGTTTCTTCTTCCAATCCCACATCTCTTATCTTGGGTATGAAATTTCTGAGAAAGGATTGAAACCTGGAGAAGAGAAGATAAAAGCTGTGTCCGAGTTCCCCAGACCAACCAAC GACGAGAAAGATTGGGACTCTAATGTTGCCAAATTACAGTGGAGCTTAAATAACACTGTTAACAAAAGTACTGGGAAAACACCTGCAGAGATCGTGTTCGGACAAACTACTAACAGTCAGTCTGAAGGAATCTTAAAAGGAGCTCTTCAAACAGAGGAACAAATCTCAGACTCTGATAGACTAGAAATGAGAAAATCTGtgcagaatagaatagaagagaGACAGACCAAGATGAAAGAAAATTTTGACAAGACCCGTGGTCCTACACGTATATTTAAAGAAGGGGATTTAGTAATGATTCCGAACAATAACCCCGATAAGGgaaaaagtaagaaattaGCACCTAAGTTTCGAGGTCCATTTAGAGTATCCGGTGTGCTGGATAAGGATAGGTATGAAGTATGTAGCATCTCTGGACACTCTAAAAGgagatacaaaaatatttatgctgCTGATCATTTGAAACCTTGGATCACAATGTCTCATCCACCACTCGAAAGCGAAGGGTCTGATGAAGATGATTCAGAGTCAGATAATAGTCAGTAA